Proteins encoded by one window of Thermococcus sp. JdF3:
- a CDS encoding dihydropteroate synthase-like protein, translated as MSEIPCERILLVTGRLAEPLVRKYGEGCDVFVTPVSVAAFLTPGMIVRYLKKAGIKSDDYDLILIPGLVRGSAQIIEDELGIPAFKGPRNAMDIPQTLKAVENGFKLSKEVPADELFSFDALRRVEDIRNKTRNRNYIEKALKKPWNVLIGNLPVGRDFPARILGEVVDAPRLGVEGTVEKALHYLREGADIIDIGMIAGETNLDFIELIPEIRERLKEKGFDVPVSFDSLNTAEIEKALSYADLLLSVDAGNLEELVTEKPVVLIPTNQKEGFFPTKPAERVEFLEGLKERALDLGYKVVIPDLILEHVPHLARSVTAFQLYRERNPDDVLLAGVGNVVELYDADSVGMNALLAGIARELSINLLLTTETSAKARGSVRELRRAIDMNLFEMPKDLGFDLLILKEKRSPEWSFEPAEKVVEARERPVELEPLYFRIWVENGRIWVNAHRGTEAILTIVGDEPNAIIDTILERFEIGPRHAFYLGRELERAYTALRLRRSYVQEVKLFPDFYAPPDKGVEK; from the coding sequence ATGAGCGAAATCCCCTGTGAAAGGATTCTCCTGGTTACGGGCAGGCTCGCGGAACCCCTCGTTAGAAAGTACGGAGAAGGCTGCGACGTCTTCGTTACACCGGTGAGCGTTGCCGCCTTCCTAACGCCCGGGATGATAGTCCGCTATCTAAAAAAGGCCGGTATAAAGAGCGACGACTACGACCTGATTCTGATTCCAGGTCTCGTTCGCGGCTCTGCTCAAATCATAGAAGACGAACTCGGAATCCCCGCCTTCAAGGGGCCCAGGAACGCGATGGACATTCCCCAGACGCTGAAGGCGGTTGAAAACGGCTTCAAACTGAGCAAAGAGGTTCCGGCCGACGAGCTCTTCTCCTTCGACGCCCTCAGGAGGGTTGAGGACATAAGGAACAAAACGAGGAACAGGAACTACATTGAGAAAGCCCTCAAAAAGCCCTGGAACGTCCTCATAGGGAATCTTCCGGTCGGAAGGGACTTTCCGGCGAGGATACTCGGCGAGGTCGTCGATGCCCCGAGGCTCGGAGTTGAGGGAACCGTTGAGAAGGCCCTCCACTATCTCCGCGAGGGAGCCGATATAATCGACATCGGGATGATAGCGGGCGAGACGAACCTCGACTTCATCGAGCTGATCCCTGAAATACGCGAGAGGCTTAAAGAGAAGGGCTTCGACGTCCCGGTAAGTTTTGACTCGCTCAACACGGCCGAAATCGAGAAGGCCCTGAGCTACGCCGACCTCCTCCTGAGCGTTGATGCCGGCAACCTTGAGGAACTCGTAACCGAAAAGCCCGTCGTTTTAATCCCGACCAACCAGAAGGAAGGCTTCTTCCCGACCAAACCTGCTGAGAGGGTCGAGTTCCTTGAGGGGCTGAAGGAAAGGGCCCTTGACCTCGGTTACAAGGTGGTGATCCCGGATTTAATACTCGAGCACGTCCCCCATCTGGCGCGCTCTGTAACGGCATTCCAGCTCTACCGCGAGAGGAATCCGGACGATGTTCTTCTGGCGGGGGTTGGAAACGTCGTCGAGCTCTACGACGCCGACAGCGTCGGGATGAACGCCCTGCTCGCTGGAATCGCGAGGGAGCTTTCAATAAACCTGCTTCTCACAACGGAGACGAGCGCAAAGGCGAGGGGTTCTGTAAGGGAGCTTAGAAGGGCAATAGACATGAACCTCTTTGAGATGCCGAAGGATTTAGGCTTCGACCTGCTGATTTTAAAGGAGAAGAGAAGCCCGGAGTGGAGCTTCGAGCCGGCTGAAAAGGTCGTCGAGGCCAGGGAAAGGCCGGTGGAGCTTGAGCCACTCTACTTTCGCATCTGGGTCGAAAACGGAAGGATATGGGTGAACGCCCATCGAGGAACCGAGGCCATTCTGACGATAGTGGGCGACGAGCCGAACGCGATAATCGACACGATCCTTGAGCGCTTTGAGATAGGTCCAAGGCACGCCTTCTACCTCGGCAGGGAGCTTGAGAGGGCTTACACAGCTTTAAGGCTCCGTAGGAGCTACGTCCAGGAGGTCAAGCTTTTCCCGGACTTCTACGCTCCACCGGATAAAGGTGTGGAAAAATGA
- a CDS encoding ATP-binding protein — protein MVGNGAVGIVFGESSTDHFTFIVNPRNELPRFGEFLVVKNRDGDEVLALLKSIRNVNWLMDAGRGSYDYVEKTVNVFSKGVLDKSEAILATAKVLGVLRRHDGEFLTKPAPNRVPIKPGEKVYLARDEDLQKIFSEGHIRLGRLIARENIEVGLDANRLVSRHFAVLAVTGAGKSNTIAVLTKELVSSVNATVVILDPHGEYQRLSWPGARVNPIRATIDPGRIRLSEFATLLGIAENASLQRRFLGLVYRTVREEMRRKGQVVGGIAFIHEMEDKIEEWIRVYENTDDKIIHYYDEKGIETPRKIQSRDIEALIRLKDYLSELRANFGEFISPVNVLSEIRPGMVNVIDLSGMEEEQMITLASFVLRGILKNRIDYVKGVRTNDRALVREVSERYPALTRPVLIIVEEAHIFAPRGEKNPATLWLGKIAREGRKFGVGLGIVSQRPKKLDDDILSQTNTKIILKLVEPNDQRYVQQASEQISEDLLSDIASLGVGEAVLVGYAITIPAMVKIYSFERDMNGHYGGGDIDIVGEWLAGRDEEEEITEEEAIEALPL, from the coding sequence ATGGTCGGAAACGGTGCCGTTGGAATAGTTTTTGGTGAATCAAGCACGGATCACTTCACGTTCATAGTGAACCCGAGGAACGAGCTGCCCCGCTTCGGGGAATTTCTGGTTGTTAAGAACCGGGACGGGGATGAGGTTTTGGCGCTTCTGAAGTCAATTAGAAACGTAAACTGGCTGATGGACGCCGGCAGGGGGAGCTATGACTACGTCGAGAAGACCGTGAACGTATTCTCAAAGGGAGTCCTGGACAAGAGCGAGGCGATTCTGGCGACGGCGAAGGTTCTCGGTGTGCTGAGGAGGCACGACGGTGAGTTTCTGACGAAGCCCGCCCCGAACCGCGTCCCGATAAAGCCGGGCGAGAAGGTCTACCTCGCGAGGGACGAGGACCTCCAGAAAATCTTCTCGGAAGGGCACATACGTCTCGGCAGGCTCATCGCAAGGGAGAACATAGAGGTGGGGCTGGACGCCAACAGACTCGTCTCGAGGCACTTCGCGGTCCTGGCCGTCACGGGTGCAGGAAAGTCCAACACGATAGCGGTTCTCACGAAGGAGCTGGTGAGCAGCGTCAACGCTACGGTTGTTATTCTCGACCCCCACGGGGAATACCAGAGGCTCAGCTGGCCCGGCGCGCGCGTGAACCCGATAAGGGCCACGATAGATCCGGGGAGGATAAGGCTCAGCGAGTTCGCCACGCTGCTCGGGATAGCTGAAAACGCCAGTCTGCAGAGACGCTTCCTGGGGCTGGTTTACAGGACGGTCAGGGAGGAGATGCGGAGGAAAGGGCAGGTCGTCGGCGGAATTGCCTTCATCCACGAGATGGAGGATAAGATAGAGGAGTGGATAAGGGTTTACGAGAACACCGACGACAAGATCATCCACTACTACGACGAGAAGGGCATAGAGACGCCGAGGAAAATACAGTCAAGGGACATAGAGGCCCTCATAAGGCTGAAGGACTACCTCAGCGAGCTCAGGGCCAACTTCGGCGAGTTCATAAGCCCCGTCAACGTGCTGAGCGAGATAAGACCGGGGATGGTGAACGTTATAGACCTCAGCGGAATGGAAGAGGAGCAGATGATAACGCTGGCGAGCTTCGTTCTTCGCGGAATCCTCAAGAACAGGATAGACTACGTTAAGGGCGTCAGAACCAACGACAGGGCCCTCGTTAGGGAGGTTTCCGAGAGGTATCCCGCCCTAACGAGGCCCGTGCTGATCATAGTGGAGGAGGCACACATATTCGCGCCGAGGGGCGAGAAGAACCCCGCAACTCTGTGGCTCGGCAAGATAGCGCGCGAGGGCAGGAAGTTCGGCGTCGGCCTCGGAATAGTGTCGCAGAGGCCGAAGAAGCTGGACGACGATATACTCAGCCAGACGAACACCAAAATAATCCTGAAGCTCGTCGAGCCGAACGACCAGCGCTACGTCCAGCAGGCGAGCGAGCAGATAAGCGAGGATCTGCTGAGCGACATTGCCTCCCTCGGCGTTGGTGAGGCCGTCCTAGTGGGTTACGCGATAACGATCCCGGCGATGGTGAAGATATACAGCTTCGAGAGGGATATGAACGGCCACTACGGCGGCGGGGACATAGACATCGTCGGCGAGTGGCTCGCGGGGAGGGATGAGGAAGAGGAGATAACCGAGGAGGAGGCCATAGAGGCCCTCCCGCTGTGA
- a CDS encoding exonuclease SbcCD subunit D, with amino-acid sequence MKFAHIADVHLGREQFNQPFRYDDYLKVFRESIEKAVKARVDFILIAGDLFHVSRPSPKTIRDAVEVLELPRRKGIPVFAIEGNHDKTIRETSVFDLLEHLGLIYTVGLKREPREGEFQRSRKISENRYLVWGQVGDVEIHGLRHHTRWQLIRQDGAVNVLRALFKGKKGILMLHQAVDYLAKDTPYKDAFDLKLNELPDGFSYYALGHIHVRRIAETAQTGLSGPLVYPGSLERTEVREASHIIRYSLRDKKPKVMESREGPKGFYIVEDFQPEFVEVDARPFYSIRVEGSSKSQLRKRVEEAASLVPKDAIAVITLEGTIKGGVSLAEFNDLLKDSGIMYYTFRSRVVGETVLSREKLSEEELFTEWERELLLNLRVSPKEFSEGLTEFVSWLIGRYEKGIPEKAQKVLETERKEELEEKVSKSTSKPEKPKPEKDPGKEPPKKPKPVSKPKNPSSLDAWLRRGKP; translated from the coding sequence ATGAAGTTCGCGCACATCGCCGACGTCCACCTCGGCAGGGAGCAGTTCAACCAGCCCTTCCGCTACGACGACTACCTCAAGGTCTTCAGGGAGTCCATCGAGAAGGCCGTGAAAGCCAGGGTGGACTTCATACTCATCGCCGGCGACCTCTTCCACGTGAGCAGGCCGTCCCCAAAGACGATACGCGACGCGGTTGAGGTCCTTGAGCTTCCGAGGCGGAAGGGAATCCCGGTCTTTGCGATAGAGGGCAACCACGACAAGACCATAAGGGAAACCTCGGTCTTCGACCTCCTCGAGCATCTCGGGCTGATATACACCGTCGGGCTGAAGAGGGAGCCGAGGGAGGGCGAGTTCCAGAGGAGCAGGAAGATAAGTGAGAACCGCTACCTCGTCTGGGGACAGGTCGGGGACGTTGAAATCCACGGCCTCAGGCACCACACCCGCTGGCAGCTCATAAGGCAAGACGGCGCTGTAAACGTTCTCAGGGCACTCTTCAAGGGAAAGAAGGGCATCCTGATGCTCCACCAGGCGGTCGATTACCTCGCCAAGGACACGCCCTACAAGGACGCCTTTGACCTGAAGCTCAACGAGCTTCCCGACGGCTTTTCCTACTACGCCCTCGGCCACATCCACGTGAGGAGGATAGCGGAAACGGCCCAGACAGGCCTGAGCGGGCCTCTGGTCTATCCGGGCTCGCTGGAGAGGACGGAGGTAAGGGAGGCGAGCCACATAATCCGCTACTCCCTGAGGGACAAAAAGCCGAAGGTAATGGAGAGCAGAGAGGGGCCGAAGGGTTTCTACATCGTCGAGGACTTTCAGCCGGAGTTCGTAGAGGTCGATGCGAGGCCGTTCTACTCGATCAGGGTGGAGGGGAGCAGCAAGTCCCAGCTCAGGAAGAGGGTTGAGGAGGCCGCCTCGCTCGTCCCGAAGGACGCGATAGCGGTTATAACGCTCGAAGGGACGATTAAAGGCGGAGTGAGCCTGGCCGAGTTCAACGACCTCCTTAAAGATTCGGGGATAATGTACTACACCTTCAGGAGCAGGGTCGTCGGGGAGACGGTGCTTTCCAGGGAGAAGCTGAGCGAGGAGGAGCTGTTCACCGAATGGGAGCGGGAGCTCCTTCTGAACCTGAGGGTCTCCCCGAAGGAGTTCTCCGAGGGGCTCACCGAGTTCGTCTCCTGGCTGATTGGGAGGTACGAGAAGGGAATCCCGGAAAAAGCTCAGAAAGTTCTGGAGACTGAAAGGAAGGAAGAACTCGAGGAGAAAGTGTCCAAGAGCACCTCCAAGCCGGAGAAGCCCAAACCGGAAAAAGATCCGGGGAAAGAGCCTCCCAAAAAACCCAAACCCGTTTCCAAGCCCAAAAACCCATCGAGCCTCGACGCGTGGCTCAGGAGGGGTAAGCCGTGA
- the rad50 gene encoding DNA double-strand break repair ATPase Rad50 — protein MRIRRIKIRNFRAHEMSEVEFSDGINLLIGQNGAGKSSILEAIFAALYMGHPSFPRGYLQANTRVGSTGGLGLTLEFEHNGKSYRIARDSKKSELLEDGNMIAEKSSDVARWVERNVYPIQVFTNALYIRQGEIEGIITNREVMEKVLRKVLGIEDYENAERNAADVIRELKRRREYLRKLIERKAEVEENLREAQRRFSETLRRISELRKRVGELEEAFRKAEEDYSRLKTRKGELESLEKKRAVLEQRIEAEKGRIKDYEAQIEEVKKEIGELEEKLARLRELEPLEKEYLKLKSLLSLKNELSKLETAEARLAEKKKVFEERVARIGEVSAKIAELEGEEKSLRETYEELKRKNGLYQRALQRKAEAERYLRELERAGVTPESLEKELKAVENAKEELENLRGEVTGIREEIATLNGLKESLIENLSKLEGARVCPLCKRPIEEHDEEEIRAEYDAEITSIEKKLNKLSKKLKQLNEREIELKGIIKRESKLIRLKKTADLLREVEEKLAKYDLEELEKAAEEFEKAKARLIEIKKELRHLREELEELEKAKDELGRIEKKLQEIGRETRRIMERLKNEGFGSFEAVEERMKELEPSYREYLSLRDVPARLERTKKKLSFLEKKHDESVEALGKLGEELKKLRTEMEKLSREFSEEAYAEAEKRYMATMRELEKARTELKGAEELRDEVMKLLDELKAKKKEIEGAEKELETVEKAMADMIAFKEKVARLKAEEELRGLEEVQKLAGETFSEMTEGKYQGIKLKREKKFGKERIELKVLYAGNEVGLEFLSGGERIALGLAFRLALSLYKVGNLELLILDEPTPFLDEERRKKLVEIISSQLRKIPQVIIVSHDEELKDAADYVIRVLNVGGKSRVEVESIGAY, from the coding sequence GTGAGGATAAGGAGGATAAAGATCAGGAACTTCAGGGCACACGAGATGAGTGAGGTGGAGTTCAGCGACGGCATAAACCTGCTGATAGGACAGAACGGCGCAGGCAAAAGCTCGATACTCGAGGCGATTTTCGCGGCCCTCTACATGGGGCACCCGAGCTTCCCGAGGGGCTACCTTCAGGCAAACACCCGCGTGGGCTCGACCGGCGGACTGGGATTAACGCTGGAGTTCGAGCACAACGGGAAGAGCTACAGAATCGCCAGGGACTCCAAGAAGAGCGAGCTCCTTGAGGACGGGAATATGATAGCGGAGAAGAGCTCCGACGTGGCGCGCTGGGTCGAGAGGAACGTCTACCCGATTCAGGTGTTCACCAACGCGCTCTACATAAGGCAGGGTGAGATAGAGGGCATAATCACGAACCGCGAGGTAATGGAAAAGGTCCTGCGCAAGGTTCTGGGCATAGAGGACTACGAGAACGCCGAGAGGAACGCGGCTGACGTGATAAGGGAACTCAAGCGGAGGAGGGAGTACCTCAGGAAGCTCATCGAGAGAAAGGCCGAGGTGGAGGAGAACCTCCGCGAGGCTCAAAGGCGCTTCTCCGAGACGCTGAGGAGGATAAGCGAGCTCCGGAAGCGGGTTGGAGAACTCGAAGAGGCCTTCAGGAAAGCGGAGGAGGATTACTCGCGCCTCAAGACCCGGAAGGGAGAGCTTGAGAGCCTGGAGAAGAAGAGGGCAGTCCTGGAGCAGAGGATAGAGGCCGAGAAGGGTAGAATAAAGGACTATGAAGCCCAGATCGAGGAAGTAAAGAAGGAGATAGGAGAACTTGAGGAGAAACTCGCACGCCTCAGGGAGCTCGAACCCCTCGAAAAGGAGTACCTGAAGCTGAAGTCGCTCCTCTCCCTCAAGAACGAGCTGTCGAAGCTTGAAACCGCCGAAGCAAGACTGGCAGAGAAGAAAAAGGTCTTTGAGGAGAGGGTCGCCAGGATCGGTGAGGTCTCCGCAAAGATAGCGGAGCTCGAAGGGGAGGAAAAGTCCCTCCGCGAGACCTACGAGGAGCTGAAGAGGAAGAACGGCCTCTACCAGCGCGCCCTCCAGAGGAAGGCCGAGGCGGAGCGGTACCTGAGGGAGCTCGAGCGGGCAGGGGTTACCCCCGAGAGCCTGGAAAAGGAGCTAAAAGCGGTTGAGAACGCCAAGGAGGAGCTTGAGAACCTCCGCGGGGAAGTGACCGGAATAAGGGAGGAGATCGCGACTCTCAACGGACTGAAGGAGAGCCTCATCGAGAACCTCTCGAAGCTGGAAGGCGCCAGGGTCTGCCCGCTGTGCAAGAGGCCCATCGAGGAGCACGACGAGGAGGAGATACGGGCCGAGTACGACGCCGAGATAACCTCCATCGAGAAGAAGCTGAATAAGTTATCAAAGAAGCTCAAACAGCTCAATGAACGGGAAATCGAGCTCAAGGGGATTATCAAGAGGGAGTCAAAGCTCATAAGGCTGAAGAAGACGGCGGACCTCCTGAGGGAGGTCGAGGAGAAACTGGCGAAGTACGACCTGGAGGAACTCGAGAAGGCCGCGGAGGAGTTTGAAAAGGCCAAGGCAAGGCTCATCGAGATAAAGAAGGAGCTGAGGCACCTCAGGGAGGAGCTTGAGGAGCTTGAGAAAGCAAAAGACGAGCTGGGGAGGATAGAGAAAAAGCTCCAGGAGATAGGCAGGGAAACGAGGAGGATAATGGAAAGGCTGAAGAACGAGGGCTTCGGCTCGTTCGAAGCTGTTGAGGAAAGGATGAAGGAGCTCGAACCATCTTACCGCGAGTACCTCTCGCTCAGGGACGTCCCGGCCCGGCTTGAGAGGACAAAGAAGAAGCTATCTTTCCTGGAGAAGAAACACGATGAGAGTGTTGAGGCCCTGGGAAAACTGGGGGAAGAGCTCAAGAAGCTGAGGACAGAGATGGAAAAACTCTCGCGGGAGTTCTCGGAGGAAGCCTACGCCGAAGCGGAGAAGAGATACATGGCAACCATGAGGGAACTTGAGAAAGCCAGAACGGAGCTCAAGGGCGCTGAAGAGCTGAGGGACGAGGTAATGAAGCTCCTCGACGAGCTGAAGGCAAAGAAGAAGGAGATAGAAGGGGCCGAAAAGGAGCTGGAGACCGTCGAGAAGGCCATGGCAGACATGATCGCTTTCAAGGAGAAGGTAGCGAGGCTCAAGGCCGAGGAGGAACTCAGGGGGCTCGAGGAGGTACAGAAGCTCGCCGGCGAGACCTTCTCGGAGATGACGGAGGGCAAGTACCAGGGGATAAAGCTCAAACGCGAGAAGAAGTTCGGAAAGGAGCGGATAGAGCTGAAGGTGCTCTACGCCGGCAACGAGGTCGGTCTGGAATTCCTGAGCGGTGGGGAGAGAATAGCGCTCGGCCTGGCCTTCCGCCTGGCGCTCTCGCTCTACAAGGTGGGGAACCTTGAGCTTCTGATCCTGGACGAGCCCACGCCCTTCCTGGATGAGGAGCGCAGGAAGAAGCTCGTGGAGATTATATCGAGCCAGTTGAGGAAGATACCGCAGGTCATAATAGTCTCCCACGACGAGGAGCTGAAGGACGCGGCGGACTACGTGATAAGGGTCCTGAACGTCGGCGGCAAGAGCCGCGTGGAGGTGGAGAGCATTGGAGCGTATTAG
- a CDS encoding DNA double-strand break repair nuclease NurA — protein MERISDAHVRAMRDYLKNQLELMEELTREISKSYQWLPFPEPKRASVYAVDGSRMMKRLSGAIIYGVASVAIGENLYHWSEVGFVSPYKHVDERIRIHMELLEKRIGAMASEMGAELVLMDGTISGSIIRPPSYIGSNTDKMFRRHSDELVALADGFLKLLDEKWESWLETLERDGIINAPTLVARGDGRKGIFTLLKERGVEEAKITRWQDDYEDVIILLEYLEFLHALDRLLASRTAAIAKTFYRDDIVRQVRPGTPMLDVPVLDMISKEAGYVPFRYSREEKRKFPDVVEKLMDMGHFGNLMRLLDKTKDGYRVKVQPFYVRFVDGGVIYLLEVPGESERDALETLSMILSVAEDEYVIPLEYAHHSVVIKKKEFDAYVSAVLSALVGEDEGFLSFLRYGREPLE, from the coding sequence TTGGAGCGTATTAGCGACGCCCACGTAAGGGCGATGAGGGACTACCTGAAGAACCAGCTGGAGCTCATGGAAGAACTCACCCGGGAGATATCGAAGAGCTACCAGTGGCTGCCCTTCCCCGAGCCCAAAAGGGCCAGCGTTTACGCCGTTGACGGCAGCAGAATGATGAAGCGCCTCAGCGGGGCGATAATCTACGGCGTCGCCTCGGTCGCCATCGGGGAGAACCTGTACCACTGGAGCGAAGTCGGCTTCGTGTCGCCGTACAAGCACGTTGACGAGAGGATAAGGATTCACATGGAGCTCCTAGAGAAGCGCATAGGGGCCATGGCATCGGAGATGGGGGCCGAGCTGGTGCTGATGGACGGCACGATAAGCGGCTCGATAATTCGCCCTCCCAGTTACATAGGAAGTAACACCGATAAGATGTTCAGGAGGCACAGCGACGAGCTGGTCGCCCTGGCGGATGGCTTTCTGAAGCTCCTGGACGAAAAATGGGAGTCCTGGCTGGAGACCCTTGAGAGGGACGGCATCATAAACGCCCCGACTCTCGTTGCGAGGGGGGACGGCAGGAAGGGAATATTCACGCTGCTCAAGGAGAGGGGCGTCGAGGAGGCCAAGATAACCCGCTGGCAGGACGATTACGAGGACGTGATAATCCTCCTGGAGTACCTCGAGTTCCTCCACGCCCTCGACAGGCTCCTCGCATCCAGAACTGCCGCGATAGCCAAAACCTTCTACCGCGACGATATAGTAAGGCAGGTAAGACCGGGCACCCCGATGCTCGACGTCCCTGTCCTAGACATGATTTCAAAGGAAGCGGGCTACGTACCGTTCAGGTACTCGAGGGAGGAGAAGAGGAAGTTCCCAGATGTCGTGGAGAAACTTATGGACATGGGGCACTTCGGGAACCTCATGAGGCTCCTCGACAAGACCAAAGACGGCTACAGAGTAAAGGTGCAGCCTTTCTACGTTCGCTTCGTGGACGGCGGCGTCATATACCTTCTGGAGGTACCCGGTGAGAGCGAGCGGGATGCCCTCGAAACCCTGTCGATGATACTCTCCGTCGCAGAGGATGAATACGTTATCCCGCTGGAGTACGCCCACCATTCGGTGGTCATTAAAAAGAAGGAGTTCGACGCCTACGTGAGCGCCGTGCTGAGCGCGCTGGTGGGGGAGGACGAGGGGTTCCTCAGCTTCCTCCGCTACGGCAGGGAGCCGCTGGAGTGA
- the gyaR gene encoding glyoxylate reductase: MRPKVFITRAIPENGIELLRRHFEVEVWEDEHEIPREVLLEKVRDVDALVTMLSERIDAEVFDSAPRLRIVANYAVGYDNIDVEEATRRGIYVTNTPDVLTNATADFAWTLLLAAARRLIEADGFIRSGEWKKRGIAWHPRMLLGHDVYGKTIGIVGFGRIGQAIARRARGFGMRILYSSRARKPEVEKELNAEFRPLNELLRESDFVVLAVPLTKETHRMMGERELKLMKPTAILVNIARGKVVDTEALVRALKEGWIAGAGLDVYEEEPYYHEELFSLDNVVLAPHIGSATHGAREGMAELVARNLIAFKNGEVPPTLVNGEVVKIRKPGFE, encoded by the coding sequence GTGAGGCCGAAGGTCTTCATCACGCGCGCCATTCCCGAAAACGGCATCGAACTCCTGAGGCGGCATTTTGAGGTCGAGGTCTGGGAGGACGAGCACGAGATTCCGCGGGAAGTCCTGCTCGAGAAGGTTCGCGACGTTGACGCCCTCGTTACCATGCTGAGCGAGAGGATTGACGCTGAAGTCTTTGACAGCGCCCCCAGGTTGAGGATAGTGGCCAATTATGCGGTGGGCTACGACAACATAGACGTTGAGGAAGCAACGAGGCGCGGGATATACGTCACCAATACCCCCGACGTCCTAACCAACGCCACCGCTGACTTCGCCTGGACGCTTCTGCTCGCCGCCGCAAGGAGGCTCATAGAGGCGGACGGGTTCATCCGCTCGGGCGAATGGAAAAAGCGCGGTATAGCCTGGCACCCAAGGATGCTGCTGGGCCACGACGTTTACGGAAAGACCATCGGCATAGTCGGCTTCGGGAGAATCGGCCAGGCGATAGCAAGGCGCGCCAGGGGCTTCGGCATGAGGATACTCTACAGTTCAAGAGCGAGGAAGCCGGAGGTAGAAAAGGAACTCAACGCGGAGTTCAGGCCCCTCAACGAGCTCCTGCGCGAGAGCGACTTCGTGGTTCTGGCCGTCCCGCTGACGAAGGAGACCCACCGCATGATGGGCGAACGGGAGCTTAAGCTCATGAAGCCCACCGCGATACTCGTCAACATAGCGAGGGGCAAGGTCGTCGACACGGAGGCGCTCGTAAGGGCACTCAAGGAGGGCTGGATAGCCGGGGCCGGTTTGGACGTCTACGAAGAGGAGCCGTACTACCACGAGGAGCTCTTCAGCCTCGACAACGTGGTTCTGGCCCCCCACATAGGTAGCGCCACCCACGGTGCCAGAGAAGGCATGGCCGAGCTCGTGGCCAGGAATCTCATAGCCTTCAAAAACGGCGAGGTTCCGCCGACGCTGGTCAATGGAGAGGTTGTGAAAATTAGAAAGCCGGGGTTTGAGTGA
- the minD gene encoding cell division ATPase MinD, producing MGRLISIASGKGGTGKTTTTANLSIALGKMGYKVCAVDADLTMANLSLVMGIDDAYTTIHDVLAGRTDINNAIYATTYENVHIIPASIDWEHVIRADPRKLPETIKPLKKSFDFVIIDSPAGLQMDAMNAMMSGEEVLLVTNPEISCITDTMKVGMVLKKAGLVVLGFVLNRYGRSDNDIPPDVAEEVMEIPLLAVIPEDPPVREATLEGIPVVEYRPNSAGARAFMELAERITRIAGLKAKVMV from the coding sequence ATGGGAAGGCTTATCTCAATAGCCTCCGGCAAGGGGGGCACCGGAAAGACCACCACGACCGCGAATCTCTCCATAGCACTTGGTAAAATGGGATACAAGGTCTGTGCCGTGGATGCGGATTTAACCATGGCAAACCTGAGTCTGGTTATGGGAATAGACGACGCCTACACGACGATCCACGACGTCCTCGCCGGCAGGACGGACATAAACAATGCCATATACGCCACGACCTACGAGAACGTCCACATTATTCCTGCCTCTATAGACTGGGAGCACGTCATTCGGGCGGATCCGAGGAAGCTTCCCGAAACCATAAAACCCCTCAAAAAGAGTTTTGATTTCGTGATAATCGACTCCCCCGCGGGGCTCCAGATGGACGCCATGAACGCAATGATGAGCGGGGAGGAGGTTCTGCTCGTCACGAACCCCGAGATATCCTGCATCACGGACACGATGAAGGTGGGGATGGTTCTCAAAAAAGCCGGCCTTGTTGTTCTGGGCTTCGTGCTCAACCGCTACGGCAGGAGCGATAACGACATCCCGCCCGATGTGGCGGAGGAGGTCATGGAGATTCCCCTGCTGGCGGTTATCCCGGAGGACCCGCCGGTAAGGGAGGCGACGCTTGAGGGCATTCCCGTCGTCGAGTACAGGCCGAACTCTGCCGGTGCCCGGGCATTCATGGAGCTGGCGGAGAGGATAACCAGGATAGCCGGTCTCAAGGCAAAAGTGATGGTGTGA